From one Solanum lycopersicum chromosome 12, SLM_r2.1 genomic stretch:
- the CRTL-E-1 gene encoding lycopene epsilon cyclase, chloroplastic — translation MECVGAQNVGAMAVFTRPRLKPLVGRRVMPRKKQSFWRMSSMKVKCNSSSGSDSCVVDKEDFADEEDYIKAGGSQLVFVQMQQKKDMDQQSKLSDELRQISAGQTVLDLVVIGCGPAGLALAAESAKLGLNVGLVGPDLPFTNNYGVWEDEFKDLGLQACIEHVWRDTIVYLDDDEPILIGRAYGRVSRHFLHEELLKRCVEAGVLYLNSKVDRIVEATNGQSLVECEGDVVIPCRFVTVASGAASGKFLQYELGGPRVSVQTAYGVEVEVDNNPFDPSLMVFMDYRDYVRHDAQSLEAKYPTFLYAMPMSPTRVFFEETCLASKDAMPFDLLKKKLMLRLNTLGVRIKEIYEEEWSYIPVGGSLPNTEQKTLAFGAAASMVHPATGYSVVRSLSEAPKCASVLANILRQHYSKNMLTSSSIPSISTQAWNTLWPQERKRQRSFFLFGLALILQLDIEGIRSFFRAFFRVPKWMWQGFLGSSLSSADLMLFAFYMFIIAPNDMRKGLIRHLLSDPTGATLIRTYLTF, via the exons ATGGAGTGTGTTGGAGCTCAAAATGTTGGAGCAATGGCAGTTTTTACGCGTCCGAGATTGAAACCGTTGGTCGGGAGGAGAGTTATGCCAAGAAAAAAGCAATCTTTTTGGCGTATGAGCAGTATGAAAGTAAAATGTAATAGCAGTAGTGGTAGTGACAGTTGTGTAGTTGATAAAGAAGATTTTGCTGATGAAGAAGATTATATAAAAGCCGGTGGTTCGCAACTTGTATTTGTTCAAATGCAGCAGAAAAAAGATATGGATCAGCAGTCTAAGCTTTCTGATGAG TTACGACAAATATCTGCTGGACAAACCGTACTGGATTTAGTGGTAATCGGCTGTGGTCCTGCTGGTCTTGCTCTTGCCGCGGAGTCAGCTAAATTGGGGTTGAACGTGGGGCTCGTTGGGCCTGATCTTCCTTTCACAAACAACTATGGTGTATGGGAGGACGAGTTCAAAG ATCTTGGTCTTCAAGCCTGCATTGAACATGTTTGGCGGGATACCATTGTATATCTTGATGATGATGAACCTATTCTTATTGGCCGTGCCTATGGAAGAGTTAGTCGCCATTTTCTGCACGAGGAGTTACTCAAAAG GTGTGTGGAGGCAGGTGTTTTGTATCTAAACTCGAAAGTGGATAGGATTGTTGAGGCCACAAATGGCCAGAGTCTTGTAGAGTGCGAGGGTGATGTTGTGATTCCCTGCAG GTTTGTGACTGTTGCATCGGGGGCAGCCTCGGGGAAATTCTTGCAGTATGAGTTGGGAGGTCCTAGAGTTTCTGTTCAAACAGCTTATGGAGTGGAAGTTGAG GTTGATAACAATCCATTTGACCCGAGCCTGATGGTTTTCATGGATTATAGAGATTATGTCAGACACGACGCTCAATCTTTAGAAGCTAAATATCCAACATTTCTTTATGCCATGCCCATGTCTCCAACACGAGTCTTTTTCGAG GAAACTTGTTTGGCTTCAAAAGATGCAATGCCATTCGATCTGTTAAAGAAAAAACTGATGCTACGATTGAACACCCTTGGTGTAAGAATTAAAGAAATTTACGAGGAG GAATGGTCTTACATACCGGTTGGTGGATCTTTGCCAAATACAGAACAAAAAACACTTGCATTTGGTGCTGCTGCTAGCATGGTTCATCCAGCCACAG GTTATTCAGTCGTCAGATCACTTTCTGAAGCTCCAAAATGCGCCTCTGTACTTGCAAATATATTACGACAACATTATAGCAAGAACATGCTTACCAGTTCAAGTATCCCGAGTATATCAACTCAAG CTTGGAACACTCTTTGGCCACAAGAACGAAAACGACAAAGATCGTTTTTCCTATTTGGACTGGCTCTGATATTGCAGCTGGATATTGAGGGGATAAGGTCATTTTTCCGCGCATTCTTCCGTGTGCCAAAATG GATGTGGCAGGGATTTCTTGGTTCAAGTCTTTCTTCAGCAGACCTCATGTTATTTGCCTTCTACATGTTTATTATTGCACCAAATGACATGAGAAAAGGCTTGATCAGACATCTTTTATCTGATCCTACTGGTGCAACATTGATAAGAACTTATCTTACATTTTAG